A portion of the Lolium rigidum isolate FL_2022 chromosome 1, APGP_CSIRO_Lrig_0.1, whole genome shotgun sequence genome contains these proteins:
- the LOC124655272 gene encoding uncharacterized protein LOC124655272, with protein MAAIATRLHHSPPALRRGGPPSNPFLRFASSPRIVIRSRAAATPPLGPVSARGDEDEDEALPYPEPRRSPLSLSPLLVAAAAVAATPQAALALSGGSCGGSDSSSSSSSSSDDSSTDSIDWSSSSWSSNQKKKKKEGLEATHESVGTAVAPPKPPSDMWVWGGFALAFAMIVVAATNGSDERTSVVKLQVALRGREMVKPVQKDLNAIAERVQASNRQWYKFILTETLDTLRRHQSFCISSCLSVLDTFIHALLLLVVKTLLMSYMHGSRVVRKNGWEDEDDSWKAHFDRVSAQERRKFDEETLWNWNGVKQKKTYSMKTDGSKNEYVVVTILVAAEGTMELPEAIRSAADLDAVAARLNSTPESELRGVRVLWTPQDADDVLSEERMRKDYPNLKPLAR; from the exons ATGGCGGCGATCGCTACCCGCCTGCACCACTCCCCGCCTGCCCTCCGACGCGGCGGACCTCCGTCGAACCCCTTCCTCCGCTTCGCCTCCTCGCCGCGGATCGTCATCCGGTCCCGGGCCGCGGCGACCCCTCCGCTGGGTCCAGTCTCTGCGCGCGGCGACGAAGACGAGGACGAAGCACTCCCCTACCCGGAGCCCCGTAGGAGCCCGCTCAGCCTCTCTCCTCTGCTCGtcgccgcggcggcggtggcagcaaCCCCGCAGGCAGCTCTCGCCCTATCCGGCGGCTCCTGCGGCGgttccgactcctcctcctcctcttcttcctctagcgACGACTCCTCCACAGATTCCATAGATTGGTCTTCATCCTCGTGGTCCTctaaccagaagaagaagaagaaggaggggcTGGAGGCCACTCACGAGTCGGTCGGCACAGCGGTGGCTCCTCCGAAGCCCCCGAGCGACATGTGGGTGTGGGGCGGCTTCGCCCTGGCGTTCGCCATGATAGTCGTCGCCGCGACGAACGGCTCGGATGAGCGGACCTCTGTGGTTAAGTTGCAG GTCGCGCTGCGTGGTAGGGAGATGGTAAAACCAGTCCAGAAGGATCTTAATGCGATTGCTGAGAGGGTGCAGGCTTCGAACCGCCAATGGTACAAGTTCATATTGACTG AGACCCTGGATACCTTGCGCCGTCACCAGTCTTTCTGCATCTCTTCATGCTTATCA GTATTAGATACTTTTATACATGCGCTGCTGCTTCTTGTTGTGAAGACGCTTTTGATGTCATATATGCACGGGAGCAGA GTTGTCAGGAAAAACGGATGGGAGGACGAAGATGATTCTTGGAAGGCACATTTTGACAGAGTTTCTGCCCAGGAGAGAAGAAAATTTGATGAAGAAACGCTTTGGAACTGGAATGGGGTCAAGCAAAAGAAAACCTACTCCATGAAAACAGATGGCAGCAAAAATGAATATGTAGTG GTTACCATTCTTGTTGCTGCTGAGGGAACAATGGAGCTCCCTGAGGCGATCAGAAGCGCCGCAGATCTGGACGCAGTAGCAGCAAGGCTCAACTCCACGCCTGAAAGTGAACTTCGG GGTGTTCGAGTCCTGTGGACGCCTCAAGATGCGGATGACGTTCTCTCGGAGGAGAGGATGCGTAAGGATTATCCGAACCTGAAACCCCTTGCGCGATGA